One region of Xyrauchen texanus isolate HMW12.3.18 chromosome 11, RBS_HiC_50CHRs, whole genome shotgun sequence genomic DNA includes:
- the LOC127652111 gene encoding uncharacterized protein LOC127652111: MQSFQIILVAAICAESVSAVYSSRWHLPHGRQLTLDLPERTETLEFTSADEQEHSVIWEKKLFTLRNKPTKGQVLKANDGWTYIIKHVTFDDEGTYTLRNYWSSVVSSYTLKVDTKKEIINRVAGETLTIPLEGLKQSDATLRFYSNYSTVTLVESGVPVGRKDPYYANRLKVGSDNIQVLKVNVSDLGRYKLTDHKGRFISNTTMLLVDHHEFTPNKGLLALLLLSIPTGLCFCCRKRICKCRNTKTSNTHTVQSYTPNPIPETIPPSNTVIGPAAPEGPGQGFAPVYPPLPDQGQIHYPPQPMWNGQPAVPHNPGFNPEHVPQNPIYPPNVGPGFPPAQPPQYNVPPSQYNPSAPVGYTPVMNSAPTGPELKMNEVSPAAPLLMSESATPTVSIDVLNSSDAGVQFSTDKGKPSSNNFL; this comes from the exons ATGCAGAGTTTTCAGATCATTCTTGTGGCTGCTATTTGTGCAG AGTCAGTCTCTGCGGTCTACTCATCTCGGTGGCATTTACCTCATGGCCGTCAGTTAACTCTGGATCTTCCTGAAAGGACAGAGACGTTAGAGTTTACTTCTGCTGATGAGCAAGAGCATTCAGTTATCTGGGAAAAGAAACTGTTTACTCTCCGGAATAAACCTACTAAAGGCCAAGTGTTAAAAGCCAATGATGGCTGGACCTACATAATAAAACATGTCACCTTTGATGATGAGGGAACCTACACCCTGCGCAATTACTGGAGTTCAGTTGTATCCAGCTATACACTGAAGGTCGATA ccaaaaaagaaataattaatcGTGTCGCAGGTGAAACTCTCACCATACCTTTGGAAGGACTCAAGCAGAGTGATGCCACTCTTCGCTTTTACAGCAACTATTCAACTGTCACGCTGGTGGAAAGCGGAGTACCTGTGGGCAGGAAGGACCCATACTACGCCAACCGGCTTAAAGTAGGCAGCGACAATATCCAAGTGCTCAAAGTTAATGTGTCAGATTTGGGCAGGTACAAACTGACCGATCACAAAGGCCGATTCATCTCAAACACTACAATGCTACTTGTTG ATCACCATGAGTTCACTCCTAATAAAGGTCTTTTAGCTCTTCTGCTGCTTAGCATTCCTACTGGCCTTTGCTTTTGCTGCAGGAAGAGaatctgcaaatgcaggaacaCTAAAACAAGTAATACACACACAGTGCAGTCCTACACCCCTAATCCCATACCTGAAACTATACCTCCTAGCAACACAGTGATTGGTCCTGCAGCTCCTGAAGGCCCTGGCCag GGCTTTGCTCCTGTATATCCCCCGCTTCCAGACCAAGGTCAGATTCATTACCCTCCTCAACCAATGTGGAACGGACAACCTGCTGTTCCTCACAACCCT gGCTTTAATCCTGAGCATGTGCCTCAGAATCCTATCTATCCTCCTAATGTTGGACCTGGATTTCCCCCTGCTCAACCTCCACAGTACAATGTTCCTCCCAGCCAGTATAATCCATCTGCACCTGTG GGCTACACTCCAGTGATGAATAGCGCTCCTACTGGGCCAGAGTTGAAGATGAATGAAGTGTCTCCTGCTGCACCACTGCTCATGTCTGAG TCTGCCACACCCACTGTTTCCATCGATGTCCTCAACTCCTCGGATGCTGGTGTCCAGTTTAGCACTGACAAAGGAAAGCCTTCAAGCAATAACTTCCTGTAG